One genomic region from Campylobacter concisus encodes:
- a CDS encoding transporter substrate-binding domain-containing protein, whose amino-acid sequence MKNFLKVLALGLVLFFIGCGDNTNKKSVANAPEASKEVVYKVGSSADYPPFEYLDEKNQIVGFEIDLLNEITKKTGIKFDVANMNFDGLISALKTGKIDIAISGMSATDERRKSVDFTKPYYFSENLFIRKKGSDVNKDNLKDKKISAQVGTLQEEAAKSITTKSIPAENVAAAIMSLNAGKIDVVLTDSPIGVEYLKQNPDLEEFLRVPDGTEGFAMAFDKGKHTELIKKIDAAIDELQKSGEFDKMLDKYGLKK is encoded by the coding sequence ATGAAAAATTTTTTAAAAGTTCTAGCGTTAGGCTTAGTTTTATTTTTTATAGGTTGTGGTGATAACACTAACAAAAAAAGTGTAGCAAATGCGCCAGAGGCTAGCAAAGAGGTGGTTTATAAAGTCGGATCAAGTGCTGATTATCCACCTTTTGAATATCTTGATGAAAAAAACCAAATAGTTGGTTTTGAGATAGATTTATTAAATGAGATCACCAAAAAAACTGGGATCAAATTTGATGTTGCAAATATGAATTTTGACGGCCTCATCTCGGCCTTGAAAACAGGCAAGATCGATATCGCAATAAGTGGTATGAGTGCTACTGATGAGAGAAGAAAATCGGTTGATTTCACCAAGCCATATTATTTTTCAGAAAATTTATTTATCCGCAAAAAAGGCTCAGATGTAAATAAAGACAACCTTAAGGATAAGAAAATTTCAGCTCAAGTTGGCACACTTCAAGAAGAAGCAGCCAAAAGCATAACCACTAAATCGATACCTGCTGAAAATGTAGCAGCCGCTATCATGTCACTAAACGCTGGCAAAATCGACGTTGTGCTAACTGATAGTCCGATAGGGGTTGAGTATTTAAAACAAAATCCAGATTTAGAAGAATTTTTAAGAGTTCCTGATGGCACGGAAGGATTTGCAATGGCGTTTGATAAAGGCAAACACACTGAGCTTATCAAGAAGATAGACGCAGCGATCGATGAGCTACAAAAATCTGGCGAATTTGACAAAATGCTAGATAAATATGGATTAAAGAAATAA
- a CDS encoding amino acid ABC transporter ATP-binding protein: MIEIRNLNKSYGDLLVLNDISVNIKKGEVIAIIGPSGGGKSTFLRCINRLEEPDSGHIKINSEDILDKKSDINKIRQKVSMVFQHFNLFANKNVLQNLTLAPIKAGILDKASAEKRADELLKSVGLSDKKFAYPHKLSGGQKQRIAIARSLAMEPEVILFDEPTSALDPEMIGEVLDIMKDVAAKGITMLVVTHEMGFARNVANRIFFMDKGKIAVDDTPKNVFTNPQHERLQEFLGKILNH; the protein is encoded by the coding sequence ATGATTGAGATTAGAAATTTAAATAAAAGCTATGGTGATCTACTCGTTTTAAACGACATTAGCGTAAATATAAAAAAAGGTGAAGTTATAGCGATAATTGGTCCAAGTGGTGGTGGAAAAAGTACATTTTTACGCTGCATAAACCGCCTTGAGGAGCCAGATAGCGGGCACATAAAGATAAATAGTGAAGATATTTTAGATAAAAAATCAGATATAAATAAAATTCGCCAAAAAGTGAGCATGGTTTTTCAGCACTTTAATCTTTTTGCAAATAAAAATGTCTTGCAAAATTTAACTCTAGCTCCGATAAAAGCGGGAATTTTAGATAAAGCAAGTGCAGAAAAAAGAGCTGATGAGTTGCTAAAAAGTGTTGGGCTAAGTGATAAGAAATTTGCCTATCCGCACAAGCTTTCAGGCGGACAGAAGCAACGTATTGCGATCGCTAGAAGCCTAGCAATGGAGCCAGAAGTGATACTTTTTGATGAGCCGACAAGTGCGCTTGATCCTGAAATGATAGGTGAGGTTCTTGACATTATGAAAGATGTCGCAGCAAAAGGTATAACGATGCTTGTGGTAACTCATGAGATGGGCTTTGCAAGGAATGTAGCAAATAGAATTTTCTTTATGGATAAAGGCAAGATAGCAGTGGATGACACGCCAAAAAATGTCTTTACAAATCCGCAGCACGAGCGTCTACAAGAGTTTTTAGGTAAAATTTTAAATCACTAA
- a CDS encoding methyl-accepting chemotaxis protein: MNNLGIKSKIMAIVIVSLIGLGIMSAYMLNGILKTRSKAEFSEKIVDTIINQNNFIHEMQKERGFSSGVLAGGDNKNLLEQRKKVDAALDKLEEKNEIVSEINSIRSNVDQKSGNDLISRITKILRKEVIAINGYSDKLEPSLVDDLKRIIIVGEIKESFGILRATLNGIFTKKSISKEDYNKVVALNSVINKFMQDFDDYNPKEFSEEFDAIARKKADFIDAMNIIKNVVTTEDASYDAASWFSKISVTIDAMRELELKLLDNMQKDAKQIKGEADTELIISSIVIAICILLMLLVSTLIGKNLISGIDQTKNGLVRFFDFLNYKSNKAEFLDRSGSDEIGQMSALINENIKQIEANLSEQNNFIKEANTFVNQIGKGNYVAQLNADTSNPALSQLKQTFKDLQIALKHAIAENGDDVLNLLESFKKQDFTKRLEDDGKMAVGINALGEEIAKMLKANLDQAHVLEEKAESLSQSMKELTQGANVQASSLQESAAAVEQMSSSMNAISQKTSDVIRQSDEIKNIITIIRDIADQTNLLALNAAIEAARAGEHGRGFAVVADEVRKLAERTQKSLTEIEANTNVLAQSINEMSESIKEQSEGINMINQSVAQIDTLTKENVSIVNKANEVTSDVDDMAKAIVNEVRKSKF; encoded by the coding sequence ATGAATAATCTAGGTATTAAATCTAAGATTATGGCGATAGTTATCGTCAGTCTTATTGGCCTTGGTATCATGAGTGCATACATGCTAAATGGTATCTTAAAAACTCGCTCAAAAGCAGAATTTAGCGAGAAAATCGTGGATACAATAATAAATCAAAATAATTTTATCCATGAAATGCAAAAAGAACGCGGATTTAGCTCAGGTGTGCTAGCAGGAGGGGATAATAAAAATTTATTAGAGCAGCGTAAAAAAGTAGATGCTGCGCTTGATAAGCTTGAAGAAAAAAATGAAATAGTTTCAGAGATAAATAGTATCCGCTCAAATGTAGATCAAAAAAGTGGCAATGATCTAATTAGTCGTATAACAAAAATTTTAAGAAAAGAGGTTATTGCTATAAATGGATATAGTGATAAGCTCGAGCCTAGCTTGGTAGATGATCTAAAGCGTATCATTATTGTTGGTGAGATAAAAGAGTCTTTTGGTATTTTGCGTGCAACTTTAAATGGAATTTTTACTAAAAAAAGTATAAGCAAAGAGGACTATAACAAAGTAGTTGCACTAAATAGCGTTATAAATAAATTTATGCAGGATTTTGACGATTACAACCCAAAAGAATTTAGCGAAGAATTTGATGCCATCGCTAGAAAAAAGGCTGATTTTATAGATGCTATGAATATTATTAAAAATGTAGTTACTACTGAAGATGCATCTTATGACGCAGCGAGTTGGTTTTCAAAGATAAGTGTTACGATAGATGCTATGAGAGAGCTTGAGCTTAAGCTGCTTGATAATATGCAAAAAGATGCAAAGCAAATTAAAGGCGAGGCAGATACCGAACTTATTATAAGTTCTATTGTGATTGCGATTTGTATTTTGCTTATGTTGCTAGTATCTACATTAATAGGTAAAAACCTGATCTCTGGTATAGATCAGACTAAAAATGGCTTAGTTAGATTTTTTGACTTCTTAAATTATAAATCTAATAAGGCTGAATTTTTAGATCGTAGTGGTAGCGACGAGATCGGACAGATGAGTGCACTGATAAATGAGAATATCAAACAAATCGAGGCAAATTTATCTGAACAAAATAATTTCATTAAAGAAGCAAATACTTTTGTAAATCAAATCGGCAAAGGTAACTACGTAGCTCAGCTTAATGCAGATACTTCAAATCCTGCACTTAGCCAGCTAAAACAAACTTTTAAAGACTTACAAATCGCACTTAAACATGCTATTGCAGAAAATGGCGACGACGTGTTAAATCTACTAGAAAGTTTTAAAAAACAAGACTTTACTAAAAGGCTTGAAGATGATGGTAAAATGGCGGTTGGTATAAATGCTCTTGGTGAAGAGATAGCCAAGATGTTAAAAGCAAATTTAGATCAAGCCCATGTGCTAGAAGAAAAGGCTGAGTCTTTAAGTCAGTCAATGAAAGAACTAACTCAAGGCGCAAATGTACAAGCAAGCTCACTTCAAGAGTCTGCTGCCGCAGTAGAGCAAATGTCAAGTTCAATGAATGCAATATCTCAAAAAACATCTGATGTTATTAGACAAAGTGACGAGATCAAAAACATCATAACTATTATTAGAGATATAGCTGATCAAACAAATTTACTAGCTCTTAATGCCGCGATCGAGGCAGCACGTGCAGGAGAACATGGTAGAGGCTTTGCGGTTGTTGCAGATGAGGTTAGAAAACTGGCTGAAAGAACTCAAAAGTCTCTAACAGAGATCGAAGCAAATACAAATGTACTAGCTCAATCAATCAATGAAATGAGTGAATCTATAAAAGAGCAAAGTGAGGGAATCAATATGATAAACCAATCAGTTGCGCAAATAGACACACTTACAAAAGAAAATGTATCAATTGTCAATAAAGCAAATGAAGTAACATCTGATGTTGACGACATGGCTAAGGCAATAGTAAACGAAGTTAGAAAAAGTAAATTTTAA